One genomic window of Tribolium castaneum strain GA2 chromosome 10, icTriCast1.1, whole genome shotgun sequence includes the following:
- the Csk gene encoding tyrosine-protein kinase CSK isoform X2: MTSQNSPFPQRYQHIFDYSQQTDGQWDPMTTSHPPTVPARGIKRSTPSEAFRPHDDPSWMASQEVASQMDNSIKHECLRSPNNMNISSDCNNFKNVRHDVNVNHVPSLMRPNSKFSTTPSWFHGNISRENAENLLSARTDGLFLVRESTNFPGDYTLCVCYDNKVEHYRVKSNGGKLTIDDEEFFDNLEDMIEHYKNDADGLCTKLVKALCNEKSKENDDLCVISEQELEICEPIGKGEFCEVMLGKWKKNKVAVKVLKDSSEAEAILMKSLHHENLVNLLGIVRKKDQIYLVTEYMSKGSLVDYLRSRGRLHVTKKDQINFAFDTSSGMEYLEKMHVVHRDLAARNVLIAENGVAKVSDFGLARNEMNPMSESAKLPIKWTAPEALKRNIFSNKSDMWSFGILLWEIYSFGRVPYPRIPLADVVKHVEKGYKMEAPEGCPSEVYEIMRQAWDLNPDKRPTFQDVKAKLAQLKQQTS, translated from the exons ATGACCAGCCAAAACTCGCCATTTCCTCAG AGGTATCAGCACATTTTCGACTACAGTCAACAAACGGACGGTCAATGGGACCCCATGACCACCTCACACCCACCCACAGTTCCTGCCAGGGGCATCAAGAGGAGCACCCCTAGCGAAGCGTTCCGTCCACATGATGACCCTTCCTGG ATGGCGTCCCAAGAAGTGGCGTCACAAATGGACAACAGTATCAAGCACGAATGTCTGAGATCCCCGAATAACATGAACATTAGTTCAGATTgcaacaatttcaaaaatgtgcgCCATGACGTCAACGTTAACCATGTCCCCAGTTTAATGCGACCGAATTCGAAATTCAGTACAACACC GAGTTGGTTTCACGGCAACATTTCGCGCGAGAACGCCGAAAATTTGCTGTCAGCGCGCACCGATGGGCTGTTTCTCGTGCGGGAATCAACGAATTTCCCGGGCGATTACACTCTGTGTGTCTGCTACGACAACAAAGTCGAGCATTACAGAGTGAAGTCGAACGGAGGTAAATTAACAATCGACGACGAGGAGTTTTTTGATAATCTCGAAGACATGATCGAACATTACAAAAACGACGCCGACGGTCTCTGTACGAAGTTAGTGAAAGCGTTGTGCAACGAAAAGTCGAAGGAAAACGACGACTTGTGCGTCATCTCTGAACAGGAGCTCGAG ATCTGCGAGCCAATCGGCAAGGGCGAGTTTTGCGAGGTGATGCTGGGTAAGTGGAAGAAGAACAAGGTGGCGGTGAAGGTGCTGAAGGACTCGAGCGAGGCAGAggcaattttaatgaaatcgcTCCACCACGAGAATTTGGTTAATTTGTTAGGCATTGTGCGGAAGAAAGATCAGATTTATTTGGTGACGGAGTATATGAGTAAAGGCAGTCTAGTTGATTATTTGCGGTCGAGGGGGCGTTTGCACGTCACGAAGAAGGACCAGATCAACTTTGCGTTTGACACAAGCTCGGGTATGGAGTATTTGGAGAAAATGCATGTGGTGCACAGGGATTTAGCTGCGAGGAATGTTCTCATCGCCGAAAACGGCGTAGCGAAAGTGTCCGATTTTGGGTTGGCGCGGAATGAGATGAATCCCATGTCGGAGTCGGCGAAGTTGCCGATCAAATGGACGGCTCCCGAGGCTTTGAAGCGAAAT ATATTTTCGAACAAGTCGGACATGTGGAGCTTCGGGATTCTCTTATGGGAGATTTACTCCTTCGGTAGAGTTCCGTACCCGAGAATA CCTCTTGCGGACGTGGTGAAGCACGTGGAGAAGGGATACAAGATGGAGGCTCCGGAAGGCTGTCCGTCGGAAGTTTACGAAATTATGAGACAG GCGTGGGATCTGAATCCGGACAAAAGACCGACGTTTCAAGACGTGAAGGCGAAACTTGCACAATTGAAGCAACAGACTTCCTGA
- the LOC656154 gene encoding zinc finger protein 706 — protein sequence MARGQQKLQSQAKAQEKAAKAKKQQGHSATDQKKAAQKALVYVCTVCKAQMPDPKTYKQHFENKHPKSEVPAELKDV from the exons ATGGCAAGAGGACAGCAGAAGTTGCAATCACAAGCCAAAGCACAGGAAAAGGCTGCTAAGGCCAAAAAGCAGCAAGGCCACAGTGCTACTGACCAGAAGAAGGCGGCCCAGAAGGCTTTAGTGTACGTTTGTACCGTTTGTAAG GCCCAAATGCCTGACCCCAAAACTTACAAACAACACTTTGAGAATAAGCATCCCAAGAGTGAAGTGCCTGCAGAATTGAAAGATGtatga
- the RpS6 gene encoding ribosomal protein S6 gives MKLNVSYPATGCQKLFEVVDEHKIRIFYEKRMGQEVEADPLGDEWKGYVLRISGGNDKQGFPMKQGVLTNSRVRLLLSKGHSCYRPRRDGERKRKSVRGCIVDGNLSVLALVIVRKGEQEIPGLTDTTVPRRLGPKRASNIRKLFNLSKEDDVRQYVVKRPLPQKEGKKQRFKAPKIQRLITPVVLQRKRHRLALKKKRCLRRKEQSDNYAKLLAQRKKESKAKKEEMKRRRSASLRDSKSSSHSAQK, from the exons ATGAAG CTGAACGTGTCCTATCCTGCGACAGGATGTCAGAAGCTGTTCGAAGTCGTCGACGAACACAAAATCCGTATTTTCTATGAAAAGCGGATGGGACAGGAAGTCGAGGCTGACCCCTTGGGAGACGAATGGAAGGGCTACGTTCTTAGAATATCGGGCGGGAACGACAAGCAAGGGTTCCCGATGAAGCAGGGTGTTCTCACGAACA GCCGCGTTCGCCTTCTCCTCTCAAAGGGCCACTCCTGCTACAGACCCCGGCGTGACGGTGAAAGGAAACGCAAGTCAGTTAGAGGGTGCATCGTCGACGGCAACTTGAGTGTGCTTGCCCTCGTTATCGTGCGTAAAGGCGAACAG GAAATCCCTGGATTGACTGACACCACAGTCCCGCGGCGTTTGGGACCCAAAAGAGCATCAAATATTAGAAAACTTTTCAATTTGAGCAAAGAAGACGACGTCCGTCAGTATGTGGTGAAGCGCCCCTTGCCCCAGAAAGAGGGCAAGAAGCAGCGCTTCAAGGCACCCAAAATCCAGCGCTTGATCACACCAGTTGTCTTGCAG CGCAAGCGTCATAGGCTGGCTCTGAAGAAGAAGCGTTGCTTGAGGCGCAAGGAGCAGTCAGACAATTACGCTAAATTATTAGCCCAGCGTAAGAAGGAATCAAAGGCCAAGAAGGAAGAAATGAAGAGGCGCAGATCTGCCAGTCTTCGCGACAGCAAATCTAGCAGTCACAGTGcgcaaaaataa
- the Csk gene encoding tyrosine-protein kinase CSK isoform X1 translates to MTSQNSPFPQVGSLQRYQHIFDYSQQTDGQWDPMTTSHPPTVPARGIKRSTPSEAFRPHDDPSWMASQEVASQMDNSIKHECLRSPNNMNISSDCNNFKNVRHDVNVNHVPSLMRPNSKFSTTPSWFHGNISRENAENLLSARTDGLFLVRESTNFPGDYTLCVCYDNKVEHYRVKSNGGKLTIDDEEFFDNLEDMIEHYKNDADGLCTKLVKALCNEKSKENDDLCVISEQELEICEPIGKGEFCEVMLGKWKKNKVAVKVLKDSSEAEAILMKSLHHENLVNLLGIVRKKDQIYLVTEYMSKGSLVDYLRSRGRLHVTKKDQINFAFDTSSGMEYLEKMHVVHRDLAARNVLIAENGVAKVSDFGLARNEMNPMSESAKLPIKWTAPEALKRNIFSNKSDMWSFGILLWEIYSFGRVPYPRIPLADVVKHVEKGYKMEAPEGCPSEVYEIMRQAWDLNPDKRPTFQDVKAKLAQLKQQTS, encoded by the exons ATGACCAGCCAAAACTCGCCATTTCCTCAG GTTGGGTCGTTGCAGAGGTATCAGCACATTTTCGACTACAGTCAACAAACGGACGGTCAATGGGACCCCATGACCACCTCACACCCACCCACAGTTCCTGCCAGGGGCATCAAGAGGAGCACCCCTAGCGAAGCGTTCCGTCCACATGATGACCCTTCCTGG ATGGCGTCCCAAGAAGTGGCGTCACAAATGGACAACAGTATCAAGCACGAATGTCTGAGATCCCCGAATAACATGAACATTAGTTCAGATTgcaacaatttcaaaaatgtgcgCCATGACGTCAACGTTAACCATGTCCCCAGTTTAATGCGACCGAATTCGAAATTCAGTACAACACC GAGTTGGTTTCACGGCAACATTTCGCGCGAGAACGCCGAAAATTTGCTGTCAGCGCGCACCGATGGGCTGTTTCTCGTGCGGGAATCAACGAATTTCCCGGGCGATTACACTCTGTGTGTCTGCTACGACAACAAAGTCGAGCATTACAGAGTGAAGTCGAACGGAGGTAAATTAACAATCGACGACGAGGAGTTTTTTGATAATCTCGAAGACATGATCGAACATTACAAAAACGACGCCGACGGTCTCTGTACGAAGTTAGTGAAAGCGTTGTGCAACGAAAAGTCGAAGGAAAACGACGACTTGTGCGTCATCTCTGAACAGGAGCTCGAG ATCTGCGAGCCAATCGGCAAGGGCGAGTTTTGCGAGGTGATGCTGGGTAAGTGGAAGAAGAACAAGGTGGCGGTGAAGGTGCTGAAGGACTCGAGCGAGGCAGAggcaattttaatgaaatcgcTCCACCACGAGAATTTGGTTAATTTGTTAGGCATTGTGCGGAAGAAAGATCAGATTTATTTGGTGACGGAGTATATGAGTAAAGGCAGTCTAGTTGATTATTTGCGGTCGAGGGGGCGTTTGCACGTCACGAAGAAGGACCAGATCAACTTTGCGTTTGACACAAGCTCGGGTATGGAGTATTTGGAGAAAATGCATGTGGTGCACAGGGATTTAGCTGCGAGGAATGTTCTCATCGCCGAAAACGGCGTAGCGAAAGTGTCCGATTTTGGGTTGGCGCGGAATGAGATGAATCCCATGTCGGAGTCGGCGAAGTTGCCGATCAAATGGACGGCTCCCGAGGCTTTGAAGCGAAAT ATATTTTCGAACAAGTCGGACATGTGGAGCTTCGGGATTCTCTTATGGGAGATTTACTCCTTCGGTAGAGTTCCGTACCCGAGAATA CCTCTTGCGGACGTGGTGAAGCACGTGGAGAAGGGATACAAGATGGAGGCTCCGGAAGGCTGTCCGTCGGAAGTTTACGAAATTATGAGACAG GCGTGGGATCTGAATCCGGACAAAAGACCGACGTTTCAAGACGTGAAGGCGAAACTTGCACAATTGAAGCAACAGACTTCCTGA
- the LOC656712 gene encoding tubulin beta chain has translation MREIVHLQVGQCGNQIGSRFWHTISKEHGINPVGKYVGDNDLQLERIEVYFNEAENANYVPRAVLVDLEPGTMDMVRAGPLGTLFNPNNFVFAQSGAGNNWATGHYTEGAEICDNVLDVIQHEVERCDCFQGFQFTHSLGGGTGSGFGTLLTSKVREEYPDRMVTSFSVVPSPKVSEVVLEPYNATLSVQQLIENTDQTQCIDNEALYDICFNTLKKSSPKYDDLNHLISLTMAGVTTCFRFPGQLNADLRKLSVNMVPFPRLHFFVPGFAPLTAPGSVAYRKLSVKDLTEQMFSPRNIMAACNPANGRYLTVATIFRGPVSMKEVDHVMFETQQKNSAYFVEWIPHNIQTAVCDISSPHAPISSTFIANTTAIQELFKRIQEQFSAMFRRKAYVHWYQAEGMDLQEFTEAESNLNDLISEYQQYQDAEVDEEYGDEDETEEDKFEEET, from the exons ATGCGTGAAATTGTGCATCTTCAAGTGGGTCAATGCGGGAACCAAATTGGTTCACGG TTTTGGCATACGATATCGAAAGAACATGGCATTAACCCTGTTGGAAAATACGTGGGCGACAATGATCTCCAATTGGAGCGAATTGAAGTGTACTTTAACGAAGCGGAAAACGCGAATTACGTCCCTAGGGCGGTGCTGGTGGATCTAGAACCCGGTACCATGGACATGGTGCGCGCCGGGCCTCTCGGTACCCTCTTCAACCCAAACAACTTCGTTTTCGCTCAGTCGGGTGCCGGGAACAACTGGGCCACCGGTCACTACACCGAAGGCGCCGAAATTTGCGACAACGTCTTGGACGTGATCCAACACGAGGTTGAGAGATGCGATTGCTTCCAAGGGTTCCAGTTCACGCACTCTCTAGGTGGTGGTACCGGCTCCGGTTTTGGCACTTTGCTCACTTCGAAGGTGCGTGAGGAGTACCCTGACCGAATGGTGACAAGTTTCAGCGTGGTGCCATCACCGAAAGTCTCGGAAGTGGTTCTGGAGCCCTACAATGCGACCTTGTCCGTTCAGCAACTGATCGAAAACACCGATCAGACGCAGTGCATTGACAATGAAGCCCTCTACGACATTTGCTTCAACACTTTGAAGAAATCGTCACCGAAGTACGACGATTTGAACCATTTGATTTCCTTGACAATGGCGGGGGTCACCACTTGTTTCCGGTTCCCGGGTCAGTTGAACGCTGACTTGAGGAAACTGTCGGTAAATATGGTACCGTTTCCTCGGCTACACTTCTTCGTCCCCGGATTTGCGCCGCTGACGGCTCCGGGAAGTGTCGCTTACCGGAAATTAAGCGTCAAAGACTTGACTGAACAGATGTTCAGTCCCCGGAATATCATGGCAGCTTGTAATCCGGCAAACGGGCGATATTTGACCGTCGCTACCATCTTCCGAGGACCCGTTTCAATGAAAGAGGTAGACCATGTCATGTTTGAAACACAACAGAAAAACTCGGCCTATTTCGTCGAGTGGATCCCACATAACATCCAAACGGCGGTTTGTGACATATCGTCGCCACACGCCCCCATTTCGTCAACTTTCATTGCAAACACCACAGCCATTCAAGAATTATTTAAACGCATACAGGAACAGTTCTCAGCTATGTTCAGACGCAAGGCCTATGTGCATTGGTATCAGGCTGAAGGCATGGATTTGCAAGAATTCACAGAGGCTGAAAGCAATTTGAATGACTTAATTTCCGAATATCAGCAGTATCAG GATGCGGAAGTTGATGAGGAGTATGGGGATGAAGACGAAACAGAAGAGGACAAATTTGAAGAAGAAACATGA